Genomic DNA from Gimesia aquarii:
GATCCATTTCTGGTGTTTCCGATTTTGATGAGTCAATATTTGTATTACATTTTCAAATTGAGAGCACATGAGACTTCGTGAATTCCCTTTTATGTATCTTTGCGTATTTCTCCCATCGTATCGGGAGCGATCACTTCCAGTGTCACGCTTCTGTCTTGTGCGTTGACACAGCCGACGTAGATGTCGCCTAAACAAGCCGCTTCACCGGGGGTGAGTGTAAGAAGCTGAGTAATGGGCTCCGTAATCAAAGTGATGCCTCTCGAAAGATAATGATCCCGCTTGATCCAGCCCTTACGTTCCAATGCTCTTAGATGACACATGACGCCATTTGAAGATCGGATTCCGAACTGTTCGCCTATTTCCCGTACTGTGGGAGAAAGGCGTTGCTCGATAATTTCCTGCTTAATGAACGAGTAGATCGCCTCTTGTTTTTCTGTCAAAATTTGTCTGGTTGGTGTTTCTGTTGTTTTCATTTCTTTTGTCTCCGTAAAGTTGTGACTGATGTGCGTTACGTGGGAATTATAACGGTGAAAACGTGCTCTCTTTTTTTCAGAAGTGGTCTTAAAACAGTGAAAAGAGGAACGCCGCCGTATACCGACAGTTGACGATTTTTGGTGACAGGTTCCGCTGATTCGCTCCAGGAAAAGATGTAAAAATTTTCTTTTTTTGGTGTGCGACAATCAGATCTCAACACGACATGGAAAAACTCAATGATTGTGTGCTGATCGAACTGTTCTTGTAGAATCAAGAAATGAAGCTTTTGAATTTCATAGGCCAAACTTCAGGTCAGGAAATCGTGAAATCTGTGATTTGCCGTTTGTGAACTTTATTTACTTTGTTT
This window encodes:
- a CDS encoding LexA family protein yields the protein MKTTETPTRQILTEKQEAIYSFIKQEIIEQRLSPTVREIGEQFGIRSSNGVMCHLRALERKGWIKRDHYLSRGITLITEPITQLLTLTPGEAACLGDIYVGCVNAQDRSVTLEVIAPDTMGEIRKDT